A genomic stretch from Acidobacteriota bacterium includes:
- a CDS encoding zinc ribbon domain-containing protein — protein MFCPNCGSEERQVSQFCRACGTDMRAVRLSLEKPDAITASAVSARDEIGHAIADRIRELKKGSDLSKVAEEVLPEIEKFWNPRSKGVCVAFAKAS, from the coding sequence ATGTTTTGCCCTAACTGCGGATCCGAAGAACGCCAGGTCAGCCAGTTCTGTCGCGCTTGCGGCACGGACATGCGTGCAGTGCGCTTGAGTCTTGAAAAACCCGATGCGATTACAGCGTCGGCGGTGTCGGCGCGTGACGAGATCGGGCACGCCATAGCCGACAGAATAAGGGAGCTCAAGAAAGGCAGTGATCTAAGCAAAGTAGCCGAGGAAGTGCTTCCGGAGATCGAGAAGTTTTGGAATCCCCGCAGCAAAGGCGTCTGCGTGGCATTCGCGAAGGCGTCGTGA
- a CDS encoding UPF0175 family protein, whose translation MELVVHIPDTVVATLPSENGDLARDLLESYALEGYRSGKLTAYQAQELLGFEARMEVDAFLKAHDVPLEMTIEDLEEGRKSLDALLGK comes from the coding sequence ATGGAACTCGTGGTCCACATACCCGACACGGTCGTTGCGACGCTTCCGAGTGAGAATGGCGACCTGGCTAGAGACCTCTTAGAAAGCTACGCGCTAGAGGGCTATAGGTCCGGTAAGCTAACCGCCTACCAGGCGCAAGAGCTTTTAGGTTTTGAGGCCAGAATGGAAGTTGATGCTTTCTTGAAGGCGCACGACGTCCCCCTCGAGATGACGATTGAAGACCTCGAGGAAGGACGGAAGTCGCTCGACGCCCTGCTTGGCAAATGA
- a CDS encoding type II toxin-antitoxin system HicB family antitoxin: MNSSAKTYLFKVVIEDDSHEDGRQAYRAYCPALEQYGASTWGNTREEALQHIQEVVQMIVQELIEEGALLPEGALQDVEVFSEPRVAVTI, from the coding sequence ATGAACAGCAGCGCCAAAACATATCTTTTCAAGGTTGTCATTGAGGATGATTCGCACGAAGATGGGCGGCAAGCATATCGCGCCTACTGTCCCGCGCTAGAGCAGTACGGCGCCTCCACTTGGGGCAACACCAGGGAGGAGGCCCTGCAGCATATACAGGAAGTCGTGCAGATGATCGTTCAGGAGCTTATCGAAGAAGGCGCACTACTTCCCGAGGGCGCTCTGCAAGATGTGGAAGTATTTTCCGAGCCGCGTGTAGCCGTGACCATCTAG
- a CDS encoding putative toxin-antitoxin system toxin component, PIN family yields the protein MSQPASPPGVVVDCMVFVQAAANEKGPAARILDLLDEGKITLYVSKLILAEARYVLSRADVRASLRKLTDVAVEALFERLTERATLIRQVPKRFVYPRDPKDEPYINLAVAMKADYLVSRDNDLLDLMKWEQEEGRKFQKRFRFLKIVTPEGFLTEIEAHIEQP from the coding sequence ATGAGCCAGCCAGCCTCGCCGCCCGGAGTCGTCGTTGACTGTATGGTCTTTGTGCAGGCAGCAGCGAACGAGAAGGGGCCGGCCGCCCGTATTCTCGACCTGCTCGACGAAGGAAAGATCACACTCTATGTGAGCAAACTGATCTTGGCCGAAGCGCGTTATGTGCTCAGTCGGGCCGACGTGCGCGCTAGTCTGCGCAAACTCACCGACGTTGCCGTAGAAGCTCTCTTTGAGCGATTGACTGAGCGTGCCACGCTCATCCGCCAAGTTCCAAAGCGATTTGTATATCCACGTGATCCGAAAGACGAGCCTTACATCAATCTGGCAGTTGCGATGAAAGCCGACTACCTTGTGAGCCGGGACAACGATCTGCTCGATCTGATGAAGTGGGAGCAGGAAGAGGGGCGCAAGTTTCAAAAGCGATTTCGCTTTCTAAAGATCGTCACCCCGGAAGGTTTCTTGACTGAAATTGAAGCGCACATCGAGCAACCGTGA
- a CDS encoding type II toxin-antitoxin system prevent-host-death family antitoxin, protein MTRTFSVDEAQEKLQELLAQALAGNEVIITEHGKPVARLVPVPVAAANKKRVAGLNRGTIWTSEDFDQSLPDEFWLGQE, encoded by the coding sequence ATGACTCGAACCTTCAGCGTTGATGAAGCCCAAGAAAAACTGCAAGAACTGCTCGCCCAAGCTTTGGCCGGCAACGAAGTAATTATCACAGAGCACGGCAAACCGGTTGCCCGTCTGGTTCCCGTTCCAGTCGCTGCGGCAAACAAGAAGCGCGTCGCTGGTCTCAATCGAGGCACAATCTGGACGAGCGAAGACTTTGACCAATCTCTACCGGATGAATTCTGGCTGGGCCAAGAATGA
- a CDS encoding TonB-dependent receptor, whose protein sequence is MKVRAVCSLIFCLSLALSPFSVAGQTHRGSIRGTLTDSSQTALSNVAIRIVQIETNESRVARSGDQGEFTLALLPPGPYRVEVEQTGYKKHSRLVTLQVNQELRLDISLEVGRISEEIVVTAPEVQLRKDSSAIGTVLENRQITGLPLELLLDGRNLLELGLLVPGAVPAAQGSASSVRGDLAFNVNGAREDSNSFLLDGVYNIDPKLNSVGVNPPVDAIREFELLTSTYDASFGRNAGAQVNVVLKSGSNSLHGAVYEFFRNGALDARNFFVPADEKAPKYQRNQFGFALGGPVVRSRTFFFADYEGSRAREGITRVTNVPTLAERKGDFSQTLFRAPINPFTQQPFPGNKIPDLFINPIGKAIAALYPAPNRNVPFANFVSSPTLRNRNDHFDVRLDHSLGRSSALAARYSFSDRDLFEPFTGPGFPAVPGFGDNVPRRAQNFMIGETHIFSAALVNEARFAFSRVAAAVLQENSGTSINKQVGLPELSKNPRDFGLSFITISGFSPLGDEYNNPQQSVTNMFQVLDGASYARGKHLLKFGFDFRAVQQNAFRDIQSRGFLTFSSQVPITGNALADLLLGLPALTGGARLDNHQHLRTESYGFYVNDSFRVRPKLTISAGLRYEYNSPPVDAFDRANLYDPATRTLTPVGTNGIPRSGYEADRNNWAPRVGLAWTMGSKGATVLRAGYGVYYDQSSLAPSEGLYFNSPFFDFNLFFSLPGLPLTLDNPFPSFFPFPLPHSAFGFQRDLRTPYMQHWNASLQQELGKSRVLEVAYVASKGTKLITARDINQPRPSPVSPNLRPNPQFDDITFEESSANSSYNSLQVRFQQRLDFGLSVLSSYTWSKSIDNASSFFSSAGDPNFPQDSFNTAGERGRSNFDVRHRLSLSYGYDFPCGKGRTFLENSGLLSALLTGWQTFGIVTLQSGRPFTVALLSDIDNSNTGRSTLGFGANDRPNVVGKAELSDRTPDRWFNTSAFAFPPFGSFGNAGRNILDGPSFANFNASLMKTTKLREGLDLQFRAEAFNLFNHPNFNLPDNFLGSPTFGRILSAQSPRHIQFGLKLLF, encoded by the coding sequence ATGAAAGTAAGGGCCGTCTGCTCGCTGATCTTCTGTCTGTCTCTGGCTTTGTCGCCATTCTCCGTCGCGGGCCAAACGCACAGGGGTTCGATTCGTGGCACGCTCACTGACAGCTCGCAAACAGCACTGTCGAACGTCGCTATTAGAATTGTCCAAATTGAAACCAACGAATCGCGAGTCGCGAGAAGCGGCGATCAAGGTGAATTCACGCTAGCGTTGCTGCCGCCTGGCCCCTACCGAGTTGAAGTCGAACAGACCGGTTATAAAAAGCACTCTCGTCTCGTCACGCTCCAGGTCAATCAGGAACTAAGGCTGGACATATCGCTTGAAGTTGGTCGCATAAGCGAGGAGATCGTAGTCACCGCGCCGGAGGTCCAGCTCAGAAAAGACTCTTCGGCGATTGGAACGGTCCTCGAGAACCGCCAAATCACCGGACTGCCGCTCGAGCTGCTGCTCGATGGGCGAAACCTCCTGGAACTCGGCCTGCTCGTGCCGGGTGCGGTTCCCGCGGCTCAAGGTTCAGCAAGCTCCGTTCGGGGTGACTTAGCCTTTAATGTCAACGGGGCGCGCGAGGACTCGAACAGTTTCCTTCTCGACGGAGTCTACAATATAGACCCCAAGCTCAATTCCGTTGGCGTGAATCCTCCAGTCGATGCCATTCGGGAATTCGAGTTGCTGACAAGCACGTACGACGCTTCGTTTGGCAGAAACGCCGGCGCGCAAGTGAACGTCGTTCTCAAGTCCGGCTCCAATTCGCTCCACGGCGCCGTCTACGAGTTCTTTCGCAATGGCGCTCTCGATGCGCGCAACTTCTTCGTGCCCGCCGATGAGAAAGCTCCTAAGTATCAGCGGAACCAGTTTGGCTTTGCGCTGGGTGGTCCCGTGGTCAGGAGCCGAACGTTCTTCTTTGCCGACTACGAAGGCTCGCGGGCGCGCGAGGGAATTACCCGGGTCACCAATGTGCCGACTCTTGCGGAACGCAAAGGCGACTTCTCCCAGACGCTTTTTCGCGCGCCGATCAATCCCTTCACTCAGCAGCCGTTTCCTGGAAACAAGATCCCAGACCTTTTCATCAACCCGATAGGCAAGGCAATCGCCGCGTTGTATCCGGCGCCCAATCGCAACGTACCGTTTGCGAACTTCGTCTCATCTCCAACTCTGCGGAATCGCAACGATCACTTTGACGTGCGGCTGGATCATTCGCTCGGCAGATCGTCTGCGCTCGCAGCGCGGTACAGCTTTTCCGACAGAGACCTATTCGAGCCGTTCACCGGACCAGGCTTCCCCGCCGTTCCGGGGTTTGGCGATAACGTTCCTCGAAGGGCTCAGAACTTCATGATCGGCGAGACGCACATCTTTTCGGCAGCGTTGGTCAATGAGGCGCGCTTTGCGTTTAGCCGCGTGGCCGCAGCGGTGCTTCAGGAGAACAGCGGGACGAGCATCAACAAGCAGGTCGGCTTGCCGGAGCTATCAAAGAACCCGAGAGACTTCGGCCTGAGCTTCATAACGATCTCGGGCTTCTCGCCGCTCGGCGATGAATACAACAATCCGCAGCAGAGCGTCACCAACATGTTCCAGGTTCTGGATGGCGCAAGTTACGCTCGCGGCAAGCACCTGTTGAAGTTCGGATTCGATTTTCGAGCCGTTCAGCAGAATGCGTTTCGCGACATTCAATCGCGCGGGTTCCTGACCTTCTCCAGTCAGGTCCCTATCACCGGCAATGCGCTCGCCGATTTGTTGCTTGGTCTGCCTGCGCTCACCGGAGGAGCCCGGCTGGACAATCACCAGCACCTGCGCACCGAGAGCTACGGTTTCTATGTAAATGACAGCTTCAGGGTGAGACCAAAACTTACCATCTCGGCCGGCTTGCGATACGAGTACAACTCGCCGCCGGTAGATGCCTTCGACCGCGCGAATCTTTACGATCCAGCGACGCGGACGCTCACGCCGGTTGGGACCAACGGTATTCCGCGAAGCGGCTACGAGGCCGACAGAAACAACTGGGCGCCGCGCGTGGGACTGGCGTGGACAATGGGAAGCAAGGGTGCCACCGTATTGCGGGCAGGCTATGGCGTGTACTACGACCAGTCGTCGCTTGCGCCCAGTGAGGGACTGTACTTCAACTCGCCTTTCTTTGATTTCAATCTCTTCTTCTCGCTGCCGGGTTTGCCGTTGACGCTCGACAATCCGTTCCCGAGCTTTTTCCCATTTCCGTTGCCTCACTCGGCATTCGGGTTTCAACGTGATTTGCGCACCCCGTACATGCAGCACTGGAACGCCAGCTTGCAGCAAGAGTTGGGAAAGAGTCGCGTCCTCGAAGTGGCTTATGTTGCAAGCAAGGGGACGAAGCTGATAACTGCCCGCGACATAAATCAACCGCGGCCAAGCCCGGTGTCACCCAATCTGCGCCCGAATCCCCAGTTCGACGACATCACGTTTGAAGAGTCGAGCGCGAACTCGAGCTACAACAGCCTGCAGGTGAGGTTTCAACAGAGGCTCGACTTCGGGCTTTCGGTGCTGAGTTCGTACACGTGGTCGAAATCGATCGACAACGCATCGAGCTTTTTTTCGAGCGCGGGCGACCCGAACTTTCCGCAGGACAGCTTCAACACGGCCGGCGAGCGAGGCCGCTCGAACTTCGACGTGAGGCACCGGCTCTCGCTGAGTTACGGCTACGACTTTCCTTGTGGGAAAGGACGGACGTTTCTTGAGAATAGTGGATTGCTGTCCGCGCTTCTCACTGGCTGGCAGACCTTTGGGATAGTGACTCTGCAGAGCGGCCGTCCTTTCACAGTTGCGCTGCTCTCTGACATCGATAACAGCAACACTGGGCGGTCGACGCTTGGGTTTGGCGCTAACGATCGTCCCAACGTCGTTGGCAAGGCCGAGCTTTCGGATCGCACGCCGGATCGGTGGTTCAACACATCGGCGTTTGCGTTCCCGCCCTTCGGGAGCTTCGGGAATGCGGGGAGAAACATACTCGATGGTCCGAGCTTCGCGAACTTCAACGCGTCGTTGATGAAGACGACAAAGTTGCGGGAAGGACTCGATCTGCAGTTCCGCGCCGAAGCTTTCAATCTATTCAATCATCCGAACTTCAACTTGCCGGATAACTTTCTTGGCTCACCGACCTTCGGGAGGATCTTGTCGGCTCAAAGCCCGAGGCATATTCAGTTCGGGTTGAAGCTGTTGTTTTGA